The following coding sequences are from one Methanohalophilus halophilus window:
- a CDS encoding dihydropteroate synthase-like protein, translated as MEILVATGQLAENTVRQAVGSETSVLLVDTDIAAFITPHRLIHSYENNNFKPGQFDMVLVPGLAPGDFTEVANRIGCPVYLGPKHAYDLDYAIRFAGDVQFSNKVPACELLKDIRQQEAYKKLSQMEKSAFAPLMLNDTKIGGNSQMKVMGEIVDAGNMDCGHLQSKVAEFTHKGVDIIDLGIAIDTPTENVHEAILIAREVTGLPISVDTLDPAHIRSAIDAGIDMVLSLNDTNIDELAEEIATKGCAVVIIPDSGNKFDTLMQNIKRAKDFGIENIIADPVLDPIGHGFTSSVERYRKFRDTYPNIPLFFGAGNVTELMDADSIGINATLCGIAHEVGAAILFTPEYSDKTQGCIAELKTASSMMKLAEERHSSPKDLGIDMFMIKEKRKRPDIEMPDDATNAKSSVNWQLDPAGAFHIGIAQRNDGKRYIVAEHAQETIIGKNAAEILDMIIDKGLVTSLEHAGYLGRELEKAEIAIEFDRSYVQDDDF; from the coding sequence ATGGAAATTCTTGTAGCTACAGGTCAGCTGGCGGAAAATACAGTTCGTCAGGCAGTTGGTTCTGAGACAAGTGTACTTCTTGTTGATACTGACATAGCTGCTTTCATTACCCCACACAGGTTAATTCATTCCTATGAAAACAATAATTTCAAACCCGGACAATTTGATATGGTCCTTGTTCCCGGTCTTGCCCCGGGGGATTTCACAGAAGTTGCAAACAGAATAGGTTGCCCTGTGTACTTAGGCCCAAAGCACGCCTATGACCTGGATTACGCAATACGTTTTGCAGGAGATGTGCAATTTTCAAATAAAGTCCCTGCATGTGAATTACTCAAAGATATACGTCAACAGGAAGCATACAAAAAATTAAGCCAGATGGAAAAAAGTGCTTTTGCTCCTTTAATGCTCAATGACACGAAAATTGGGGGCAATTCCCAAATGAAGGTCATGGGCGAAATCGTTGATGCTGGAAATATGGATTGTGGCCATCTTCAGAGTAAAGTGGCAGAATTCACCCATAAAGGTGTTGACATCATAGATCTGGGCATAGCCATAGATACACCCACTGAAAACGTCCATGAGGCCATTCTCATTGCAAGAGAAGTAACCGGACTACCAATAAGTGTGGATACACTGGACCCTGCCCATATTCGTAGTGCAATTGATGCTGGTATTGATATGGTCCTCAGCCTCAATGATACAAATATTGATGAGCTGGCAGAAGAGATCGCTACAAAGGGATGTGCTGTTGTGATTATCCCCGATAGTGGCAACAAATTTGATACATTGATGCAGAATATCAAACGAGCAAAAGATTTCGGAATAGAAAATATAATTGCAGACCCTGTGCTTGATCCAATTGGTCATGGATTTACATCTTCTGTAGAAAGGTACAGAAAATTCCGTGATACTTACCCGAATATTCCTCTTTTCTTTGGGGCCGGCAATGTTACAGAACTAATGGATGCTGATTCTATAGGTATAAATGCAACCCTGTGCGGAATAGCACATGAGGTCGGAGCAGCCATTCTTTTCACACCCGAATACAGTGATAAGACCCAGGGTTGCATTGCCGAATTAAAAACTGCCTCTTCAATGATGAAACTGGCAGAGGAAAGGCACAGTTCCCCAAAGGACCTGGGAATTGACATGTTCATGATCAAGGAAAAACGAAAGCGACCGGATATAGAAATGCCCGATGACGCAACCAATGCAAAGAGTAGTGTCAACTGGCAATTGGATCCGGCAGGGGCATTCCATATAGGAATTGCCCAAAGAAATGATGGAAAAAGGTACATAGTCGCAGAACATGCACAGGAAACTATCATCGGTAAAAATGCTGCAGAAATCCTGGACATGATAATAGATAAAGGACTTGTCACAAGTCTTGAACATGCGGGTTATCTTGGAAGGGAACTGGAAAAAGCTGAAATTGCGATTGAATTTGACAGGAGTTATGTACAGGACGATGATTTTTAA
- the ftsZ gene encoding cell division protein FtsZ: MQSIVQDALKLSEQEREYRQNFEDEEDFEFGLPRITIVGCGGAGNNTINRLYNIGIEGAETIAINTDKQHLDHIRADKKILVGKTLTRGLGAGGFPEVGAKAADLARGTLEEVFKESDLVFVTAGMGGGTGTGVAPVVADIAKEQGAIVVGMVSSPFRVERARAVKAEEGIEDFRRAADTVIVLDNNRLLNYVPNLPIEQAFSVMDQLIAETVKGITETITQPSLINLDYADIRAIMGCGGVAVMLVGESKNQDKSEDVVRAALNHPLLDVDYRGATGSLVHITGGPDLSLKEAEEVAASLTYELSSNANVIWGARIRDDYEGKIRVMAIMTGVQSAQVLGPQYQADIVEKNTESRYTRVPNGSRQVVEPMNRSSDNGGSIIDIIN, encoded by the coding sequence GTGCAATCAATAGTGCAAGATGCATTAAAACTATCAGAACAGGAAAGAGAGTATCGCCAGAATTTTGAAGATGAAGAAGATTTTGAATTCGGACTTCCCAGGATAACCATCGTTGGTTGCGGAGGCGCCGGAAACAACACCATTAATCGTCTGTATAATATCGGTATAGAAGGTGCCGAAACTATTGCAATAAATACGGACAAACAACATCTTGATCATATCCGTGCTGACAAGAAGATCCTTGTGGGTAAAACATTAACTCGTGGACTTGGCGCAGGTGGCTTCCCGGAAGTCGGTGCCAAAGCCGCAGACCTTGCTCGCGGAACCCTTGAAGAGGTATTCAAGGAAAGTGACCTTGTTTTTGTAACTGCAGGTATGGGAGGAGGTACCGGTACCGGTGTAGCCCCTGTTGTGGCTGACATAGCAAAAGAACAGGGAGCAATTGTAGTAGGTATGGTCTCCAGCCCTTTCAGGGTAGAACGGGCCCGTGCTGTAAAAGCTGAAGAGGGAATAGAGGATTTCCGTCGTGCAGCAGATACTGTTATTGTGCTTGACAACAACAGGCTTCTCAACTATGTACCAAACCTTCCTATAGAACAGGCATTTTCAGTAATGGACCAGCTAATCGCTGAAACCGTAAAAGGTATCACTGAAACGATTACACAGCCATCTCTTATCAATCTGGACTACGCAGACATCCGTGCTATTATGGGATGCGGGGGCGTGGCCGTAATGCTTGTCGGGGAAAGTAAGAATCAGGACAAGAGTGAAGATGTAGTCAGGGCAGCTTTGAATCACCCACTTCTCGATGTCGATTATCGCGGTGCCACGGGTAGCCTTGTACATATTACCGGAGGACCGGATCTAAGCCTCAAGGAAGCTGAAGAAGTTGCAGCGTCCCTGACCTATGAATTGTCCTCAAATGCAAATGTAATCTGGGGAGCCAGAATTCGCGATGACTATGAAGGAAAGATCCGTGTAATGGCCATTATGACCGGAGTGCAGTCAGCACAGGTACTCGGACCTCAATATCAGGCCGATATTGTAGAAAAGAATACCGAATCACGTTATACCAGGGTTCCAAACGGTAGCCGTCAGGTAGTCGAACCAATGAATCGATCTTCTGACAATGGCGGTTCTATCATAGACATAATTAATTAA
- a CDS encoding ribbon-helix-helix domain-containing protein, with protein MSAICQTPEATEMQRITIRLPEQQLEMIDYMVAQGEFPSASEAIRTAVRELIDDRGEKLLRRSEILSAMS; from the coding sequence ATGTCTGCCATATGTCAGACACCCGAGGCTACAGAAATGCAAAGAATAACGATCAGACTTCCGGAACAACAGTTGGAGATGATCGATTATATGGTAGCTCAGGGCGAATTCCCGTCCGCAAGCGAAGCAATACGGACGGCTGTGAGAGAATTAATTGACGATAGAGGTGAAAAGCTTCTCCGCAGATCGGAGATACTGAGTGCCATGTCGTAA
- a CDS encoding UPF0280 family protein codes for MKEHYHLKETIVSIHADDASHVEAAKEAIGFHRSLLENYIRRDPYFQVTLEPHSCMEEAPEVARRMVDASNTMGLGPMSAVAGTIASLAVEAMVEAGASFALVDNGGDIAYITDRQIVVGIYAGESAVKNVGFVLEPVDRVVGICTSSGTVGPSISFGMADAAVVFSENVSLADSAATALSNATDTGKEAVEKAFKVLDRIEGISGALVVQGEYIGMWGNIPDLRRASVDYDCITKG; via the coding sequence ATGAAAGAACATTACCATCTCAAGGAAACGATAGTTAGCATCCATGCAGATGATGCCAGCCATGTGGAAGCAGCTAAAGAAGCTATTGGCTTCCACAGGTCACTGCTTGAGAATTACATTCGTAGGGACCCCTATTTCCAGGTTACACTTGAACCCCATTCCTGCATGGAAGAAGCCCCTGAAGTAGCCAGAAGAATGGTAGATGCTTCAAATACAATGGGTCTTGGCCCTATGAGTGCTGTGGCCGGAACTATTGCTTCACTTGCTGTTGAAGCAATGGTGGAGGCAGGGGCAAGTTTTGCACTGGTTGACAATGGTGGAGACATAGCCTATATAACAGACCGACAGATTGTGGTAGGTATATATGCAGGAGAATCAGCCGTAAAGAATGTTGGATTCGTGCTTGAACCAGTTGACAGGGTGGTCGGTATATGTACTTCATCAGGTACTGTTGGTCCATCTATCAGTTTTGGGATGGCAGATGCTGCAGTTGTTTTTTCCGAAAATGTATCCCTTGCTGACTCTGCTGCAACCGCTCTTTCAAATGCAACCGATACTGGCAAGGAAGCGGTGGAAAAAGCATTTAAGGTTTTAGATAGGATTGAGGGTATAAGTGGTGCCCTTGTTGTTCAGGGTGAATATATTGGCATGTGGGGAAACATACCCGACCTTAGAAGAGCCAGTGTAGATTACGATTGTATCACAAAGGGTTGA
- a CDS encoding 4Fe-4S dicluster domain-containing protein: MMIKINISSNVIGEPILAESMIETRTALNISQAHFDSTYGEIIAEVETDDFKDIRQALESKGAKVTVLDHPIVRDEEECVECGACISVCPAHVFSFDEDWGIAQDIEKCIQCGTCINMCPHHALSLEK; this comes from the coding sequence ATGATGATAAAAATTAATATTTCCTCCAATGTCATAGGTGAGCCCATACTTGCAGAATCAATGATTGAAACTAGAACTGCCCTGAACATCTCGCAGGCACATTTTGATTCCACCTACGGCGAAATTATTGCCGAGGTCGAAACTGACGATTTCAAGGATATAAGGCAAGCTCTGGAATCAAAAGGTGCTAAAGTAACAGTCCTGGACCATCCGATTGTCAGGGATGAGGAAGAGTGTGTAGAATGTGGAGCCTGTATATCGGTTTGTCCTGCACATGTGTTTTCCTTTGATGAGGATTGGGGTATTGCCCAGGACATAGAAAAATGTATACAGTGTGGCACCTGTATCAATATGTGTCCCCACCATGCCCTGAGCCTTGAGAAATAA
- a CDS encoding homocysteine biosynthesis protein, which translates to MVEKSIEEINRRINEGNVNVVTAEEMVGIVGELGAKEAAREVDVVTTGTFGAMCSSGVWLNFGHPEPPMKMNKVFLNGVEAYSGVAAVDAFIGAGQLSETEGFDYGGAHVIEDLIRGKSIDLHATSYGTDCYPRKTLDTTLNIYDLNQAIMINPRNGYQKYNVATNGINRTIYTYMGSLLPNYGNVTYSGAGVLSPLSNDPDYQTIGVGTPIFLGGTKGHIIGEGTQHSPETNFGTLMLRGDLKDMSADYIRAANFHEYGTSLYVGMGIPIPILNEQLAQSTAVTDKDVVTNVLDYGVPSRDRPVLRKVNYEELRSGSIEINGKDTPTSSMSSFKKSREIAGELKKWVATGEFFVNSPSQRLPAKATCKPMRQTTRNPLVQDIMARDVVVIDENATFHEAAKMIMENTFSHLPVVSEDGKLSGIVTAWDISKAVAETGCNYVKDIMTKKVLTSNATDPIDIAARNLDMKEVSAMPVIDNDRYVIGIITSNDISKLFARRR; encoded by the coding sequence ATGGTAGAAAAATCCATAGAGGAGATAAACAGGAGAATAAATGAGGGTAATGTCAATGTTGTGACGGCTGAGGAAATGGTAGGTATAGTGGGAGAACTGGGTGCAAAAGAGGCTGCTAGGGAAGTTGATGTAGTTACCACCGGTACATTTGGAGCAATGTGTTCCTCTGGAGTGTGGCTCAATTTCGGACATCCAGAACCACCAATGAAAATGAATAAGGTTTTTTTGAATGGCGTGGAAGCCTACTCAGGCGTAGCTGCAGTAGATGCCTTTATCGGAGCAGGACAACTTTCCGAAACTGAAGGTTTCGATTATGGCGGGGCCCATGTAATTGAGGACCTGATACGCGGTAAATCCATTGATCTTCATGCCACATCTTATGGTACCGATTGTTATCCCCGAAAAACGCTTGACACTACACTCAACATATATGACCTGAACCAGGCAATTATGATCAACCCCCGTAACGGGTATCAGAAGTACAATGTTGCTACTAACGGGATAAACAGAACGATTTACACATATATGGGTTCCTTACTTCCCAACTATGGAAATGTCACCTATTCCGGCGCTGGCGTACTGTCACCATTATCCAATGATCCTGATTACCAGACAATAGGAGTTGGCACACCTATATTCCTTGGTGGGACAAAAGGACATATTATTGGAGAAGGAACACAGCACAGCCCGGAAACCAATTTTGGTACATTGATGCTTCGAGGTGACCTGAAAGATATGAGTGCCGATTATATTCGTGCGGCGAATTTCCATGAATACGGCACTTCCCTCTATGTTGGTATGGGCATACCCATCCCCATACTGAATGAACAACTTGCACAATCAACTGCCGTTACAGATAAAGATGTAGTTACAAACGTACTGGATTACGGGGTGCCAAGTAGGGACAGACCTGTTCTCAGAAAGGTCAATTATGAAGAACTACGCTCCGGTAGCATCGAAATAAACGGCAAAGATACACCCACCTCCTCCATGTCAAGTTTCAAAAAATCACGTGAGATTGCAGGGGAACTGAAAAAATGGGTCGCAACTGGAGAATTTTTTGTAAACAGCCCATCCCAGAGACTTCCTGCAAAAGCCACATGCAAACCGATGAGACAAACAACCAGAAACCCACTAGTACAGGATATTATGGCCAGGGATGTAGTAGTCATCGATGAAAACGCAACCTTCCATGAAGCAGCTAAAATGATAATGGAAAATACTTTTAGCCATTTGCCTGTTGTTTCAGAAGATGGAAAACTGTCAGGCATTGTGACTGCATGGGACATATCCAAAGCTGTTGCTGAAACAGGATGTAATTATGTGAAAGATATCATGACAAAAAAGGTTCTAACCTCCAATGCCACCGATCCCATAGATATTGCAGCACGCAATCTTGACATGAAGGAAGTATCAGCAATGCCTGTGATTGATAATGACAGATATGTAATCGGTATAATCACCAGTAATGATATCAGCAAACTGTTTGCAAGGAGGCGGTGA
- a CDS encoding PAS domain-containing sensor histidine kinase — protein MGVGMVLMGTSVHNSLFDDMFYEILAKDISFDQKMEELAKALPKILQYSEKASARISFGPYSYRSPGFKQGKYQISSSNISKNDEEDHELCLELFYNNLSLKNNYAPFNSDEKQKLDFIANILSIFIDKEIELKKVRYDYDFLLGSTNEITYSLNSEGKIVYISPKIQEYGLHPEQMISRPFTDYIYPDDSDEWLSIFKNITSVDPLPLKAQIRIQNYNKELHWFQNHIDPIYDGMGNFLGINGIISEINRRKEAEIHSQEQSNAFRFLARACNQFVDPFFEDIDLLIEPVLEKIMGILDADSIFIYELNHSENNLHLTHYTCVPHLKEKCELAMDKLSSLSTAQFPNIIEKFQKNEPYSVNSIGQIPDSEKNLKGLLTTLGIESAQIMPVHVENQLVGFIGVVSGTKNKQWPSYSDDLLRILFDSIFNAKERGKTYRMLDNTMHLYRSLFDRSNDAIFIHSSEGTIIDANRSACKIIGCSHSDLLSMKIADIYPPESKYVAQSNSAIQKTLNEGSTRFESKMKHMYDSVIDVEISSSVLDKENNIVLSIVRDITERKKYEMELESYRKHLEELVDQRTSELQTANSWVSALYDNAPIGIGVLDNDLELIDLNKGMAEITGIPRENIVGKSLFSICTEGSSKYLDKDLGPDILEKQFSTELHWVCNKKHICIQFNSQPLGLNDSPQKVIFTAQDITRRKQAEIALKDYADQLEKSNEMKDLFTDIMRHDLLNPANIVKGFTDVLIKKEKEEKKIHYLSRIRDNTERLIDMIENTAYLSKLESTETLELQKMDLNQILTSCISEMSPLAENENMDIIYDLQQSYPLQANPIIKEVFINLLSNAIKYSPSENSIHVGVQENDAAFKIMIKDSGSGIADDDKPYIFNRFNRAQKGSIKGTGLGLAIVKRIVDLHGGSVGVEDNPEGQGSVFWVYMKKRP, from the coding sequence ATGGGAGTTGGTATGGTGTTAATGGGTACAAGCGTACATAATTCATTATTTGACGATATGTTCTATGAAATCCTGGCAAAGGATATATCATTTGACCAAAAAATGGAAGAACTTGCAAAAGCACTTCCTAAAATACTTCAGTATTCAGAGAAGGCATCTGCAAGGATTTCTTTTGGTCCTTATTCTTATAGGTCTCCTGGCTTTAAGCAGGGTAAATATCAAATATCCTCTTCAAATATATCCAAAAATGATGAGGAAGACCATGAGTTATGTCTTGAGTTATTTTATAATAACCTTTCATTGAAAAATAATTACGCACCTTTCAATTCTGATGAGAAACAAAAACTTGATTTTATTGCAAATATCTTGTCTATATTTATTGATAAGGAGATCGAATTGAAAAAAGTCCGGTATGATTACGATTTCCTTTTGGGCAGTACAAATGAAATTACATATTCCCTCAACAGTGAAGGAAAAATTGTCTATATTTCACCCAAGATTCAAGAATACGGCTTGCATCCTGAACAAATGATTTCCCGGCCATTCACAGATTATATATATCCGGATGATAGCGATGAATGGTTGAGCATATTCAAAAACATAACATCAGTGGATCCCTTGCCTCTTAAAGCACAGATACGTATTCAGAATTACAATAAAGAATTGCATTGGTTCCAGAATCATATAGATCCAATATACGATGGAATGGGAAATTTTTTGGGAATTAATGGTATAATCAGTGAAATAAACAGGAGAAAAGAGGCGGAAATCCATTCTCAGGAACAGTCCAATGCGTTTCGTTTTCTTGCAAGAGCATGCAATCAGTTCGTCGATCCTTTTTTTGAAGATATTGATCTGCTCATAGAACCAGTTCTGGAAAAGATTATGGGAATTCTTGATGCAGATTCAATTTTTATATATGAACTAAACCATAGCGAAAATAATCTGCATCTAACACATTACACTTGCGTGCCACATTTAAAAGAAAAATGCGAACTGGCAATGGACAAATTAAGCTCACTGTCAACTGCACAATTCCCGAATATAATTGAGAAATTCCAGAAAAATGAGCCCTATTCTGTGAATTCTATAGGGCAAATTCCAGATTCTGAAAAAAATCTGAAAGGACTTTTGACAACATTGGGTATTGAATCGGCTCAGATTATGCCTGTGCATGTCGAAAATCAGTTAGTAGGATTTATCGGTGTAGTTTCTGGCACAAAAAATAAACAGTGGCCATCTTATAGTGACGATCTCCTCAGGATATTGTTTGATTCTATATTCAATGCAAAGGAACGAGGTAAAACCTATAGGATGCTTGATAATACAATGCATCTTTACCGTTCTCTTTTTGACAGATCAAACGATGCTATCTTCATCCACTCTTCTGAGGGTACTATAATAGATGCCAATAGAAGTGCCTGCAAAATAATTGGCTGTTCCCATTCTGATCTGTTATCTATGAAAATTGCTGATATTTATCCTCCCGAATCTAAATATGTGGCACAGTCAAACTCAGCAATCCAGAAAACGTTGAATGAAGGATCCACACGTTTTGAATCGAAAATGAAACATATGTATGATTCAGTTATTGATGTTGAGATCAGTTCTTCTGTACTTGATAAAGAAAATAATATTGTGCTTAGCATAGTAAGAGATATTACCGAACGTAAAAAGTACGAAATGGAACTGGAAAGTTATCGCAAACATCTGGAAGAACTTGTGGATCAACGTACCTCTGAACTCCAAACTGCCAATTCCTGGGTCTCTGCCCTCTATGACAATGCTCCTATAGGTATCGGTGTGCTTGATAATGATCTGGAATTGATTGATCTTAATAAAGGTATGGCCGAAATTACTGGCATTCCTAGAGAAAATATTGTAGGTAAATCTCTATTTTCTATATGCACTGAAGGATCTTCAAAGTATCTCGATAAGGACCTAGGGCCAGACATTCTTGAAAAACAATTTTCCACAGAATTGCACTGGGTATGCAATAAAAAACACATCTGTATACAGTTCAATTCCCAGCCACTGGGTTTGAATGATTCTCCTCAAAAGGTGATCTTTACTGCACAGGACATTACACGAAGAAAACAGGCTGAAATTGCCCTTAAAGATTATGCAGATCAATTGGAGAAATCTAACGAGATGAAGGACCTTTTTACCGATATAATGCGCCATGATCTTTTAAACCCTGCAAATATAGTTAAGGGTTTCACAGATGTACTCATTAAGAAAGAAAAGGAAGAAAAAAAGATTCATTACCTATCAAGGATCAGGGATAATACAGAACGCTTGATCGATATGATAGAAAACACAGCTTATCTATCCAAACTTGAATCTACTGAAACCCTTGAATTGCAAAAGATGGACCTGAATCAAATTCTAACTTCCTGCATTTCAGAGATGTCCCCTCTGGCTGAAAATGAAAATATGGATATAATATACGATCTACAACAGTCATATCCTCTACAGGCCAATCCTATAATCAAGGAGGTTTTTATCAACCTGCTTTCAAATGCAATCAAATATAGCCCTTCGGAAAATTCAATTCATGTAGGGGTGCAGGAAAACGACGCTGCATTTAAAATAATGATTAAGGATAGTGGTTCTGGGATTGCTGATGATGATAAACCATACATATTCAACAGGTTTAACCGGGCACAAAAAGGAAGCATAAAGGGTACAGGTCTTGGTCTTGCAATAGTAAAAAGAATTGTAGATTTGCATGGTGGCAGTGTTGGAGTGGAAGATAATCCGGAAGGGCAGGGTAGTGTTTTCTGGGTATATATGAAAAAAAGACCCTGA
- a CDS encoding sensor histidine kinase yields the protein MVTEKSVPGNNLKYLKPRDKYKGTNISAVATSFEEIIDKSPMIVFFWDGDQRVRTNYVSERVTIFGYRPEDFLEGRMTYNELIHPEDRSFVQNEFDRFRKNSSNQFTCEYRVVDSSGSIKWISEITFPCRCDDNLEYHGILLDVTDRKTSERTILEKERDISILYSASALASESLDVDDLLDEMLMEMGDLLDITAGGVYIINPEEKEAVLRAYIGPGGEYPESIHYSAVENMFDNSAISPSGPLVAEDTFHYQGQMQRKKYLLFRLYSREKIMGFIQLSIPLNHEISEKSLQVLEHVGKHIGIAIENAQLFEMTQRAYEDLKNLDKLKSEFLANLTHELKTPLISIKGFSDLLDKGRLGELNEDQKKANLAVVRNADRLKRLIDSLLYMSMEKEGKYQYHFEEVDVGEIITDAMDKMKVHIEGKDVDIDIDIQNKSSLIYGDRDRLTNVFLNILDNASKFTQGSGKIKITLKEEEEYIHIRIKDSGIGIPKEKLPRIFDMFYQIDGSTTRIYNGVGMGLYICKKVIDIHNGSIWARSMEGLGTTVHVKLPKT from the coding sequence ATGGTTACAGAAAAGTCCGTACCGGGGAACAATTTGAAGTATCTTAAACCCAGGGATAAATATAAAGGCACTAATATTTCGGCAGTTGCAACAAGCTTCGAAGAAATAATAGATAAAAGCCCCATGATTGTTTTTTTTTGGGACGGGGATCAGCGTGTCAGGACAAATTATGTATCTGAAAGAGTAACAATTTTTGGATACAGACCTGAAGATTTCCTGGAAGGGAGGATGACATATAATGAATTAATTCATCCCGAAGATCGCAGCTTTGTCCAGAATGAGTTTGATAGGTTCCGGAAAAATTCGTCAAACCAGTTTACATGTGAATATCGTGTCGTAGATTCTTCAGGCAGTATAAAATGGATTTCAGAGATTACATTCCCCTGCAGATGTGATGATAATCTGGAATACCATGGAATTTTGCTTGATGTAACAGACCGTAAAACTTCCGAGCGGACCATTCTGGAAAAGGAACGTGATATATCCATCCTATATTCAGCATCTGCTCTTGCATCAGAATCTCTTGATGTGGATGATCTCCTTGATGAAATGCTAATGGAAATGGGAGACCTTCTTGACATTACTGCCGGTGGAGTATACATAATAAATCCAGAAGAAAAAGAGGCAGTATTGCGTGCCTATATAGGTCCCGGAGGAGAATATCCTGAAAGCATTCACTATTCTGCAGTCGAAAACATGTTTGATAATTCTGCAATTTCTCCTTCCGGCCCTCTTGTTGCAGAAGATACTTTCCATTACCAGGGCCAAATGCAGCGCAAAAAGTATCTTTTATTCCGCCTCTATTCCAGGGAAAAGATAATGGGTTTTATCCAGCTTTCTATCCCCCTCAATCATGAAATCAGCGAAAAAAGCCTGCAAGTATTGGAACATGTAGGCAAGCACATAGGAATTGCAATTGAAAATGCACAACTTTTCGAGATGACCCAGCGAGCCTATGAAGACCTTAAGAATCTGGATAAGCTAAAGAGTGAATTCCTCGCAAATCTGACCCATGAACTGAAAACGCCCCTGATATCTATCAAAGGATTCAGTGACCTGCTTGATAAAGGACGACTGGGCGAATTGAACGAAGACCAGAAAAAAGCAAATCTGGCAGTTGTCCGTAATGCAGACCGTCTCAAAAGGCTGATTGACTCCCTGCTTTATATGAGTATGGAAAAAGAGGGCAAATACCAGTATCACTTCGAAGAGGTGGATGTTGGTGAAATCATAACGGATGCTATGGATAAAATGAAAGTCCACATAGAAGGGAAAGATGTCGATATAGACATTGATATTCAAAATAAATCTTCCCTTATCTATGGTGACAGGGACAGGTTAACAAACGTTTTCCTGAATATACTGGACAATGCATCAAAATTCACACAGGGATCCGGTAAAATAAAAATTACCCTGAAAGAGGAAGAAGAATACATACATATAAGGATAAAAGATAGCGGAATAGGCATACCAAAAGAAAAACTTCCGCGTATTTTTGACATGTTTTACCAAATCGATGGCTCCACAACTCGCATCTACAATGGAGTTGGCATGGGACTCTATATATGCAAAAAGGTAATCGATATTCATAACGGAAGTATATGGGCAAGGAGTATGGAAGGATTGGGTACCACAGTTCATGTGAAGTTACCCAAAACCTGA
- a CDS encoding peptidylprolyl isomerase: MAIENGDFIKVSYTGKFEGGLIFDTTDEELAKENQIFNPRGVYGGDVVVVGAGHTIKGLDEDFVGKDVGYKGELVIPPEKGFGEHDPKQVETISLNKFEDRKATPGMGVEIEGKRGVVTKVIGRRARVDFNHPLAGKEVTYEYTIDEKLEGDVDKINGLLSLYTGVPEIEVEVEDKTAIINIPVALSFNQRWLMSKNRIASEIIENIGMEQVKFVETYPVESPAPAEGAETESEDNGSGEE, from the coding sequence TTGGCAATCGAGAACGGAGATTTCATAAAAGTATCATATACTGGTAAATTCGAAGGCGGTCTGATTTTTGACACTACCGATGAGGAACTGGCCAAGGAAAACCAGATATTCAATCCACGTGGAGTTTATGGCGGTGATGTGGTAGTTGTAGGAGCCGGTCATACCATTAAAGGACTTGACGAGGATTTTGTTGGCAAGGATGTTGGATACAAGGGAGAACTTGTCATTCCTCCTGAAAAAGGATTTGGAGAACATGACCCCAAACAGGTTGAGACCATTTCCCTGAATAAGTTCGAGGACCGTAAAGCAACTCCCGGGATGGGTGTAGAAATAGAAGGAAAACGTGGCGTGGTCACCAAGGTAATCGGAAGACGTGCACGCGTTGACTTTAATCATCCTCTTGCAGGCAAGGAAGTAACCTATGAATACACCATTGATGAGAAACTCGAAGGAGATGTTGACAAGATTAATGGTTTGCTTTCCCTCTACACAGGAGTACCAGAAATCGAAGTTGAAGTTGAAGACAAGACTGCCATCATCAATATCCCTGTTGCACTGAGTTTCAACCAGCGCTGGCTCATGTCAAAGAACAGGATTGCTTCTGAGATAATCGAAAACATCGGAATGGAACAAGTCAAATTTGTCGAGACTTATCCGGTAGAATCCCCTGCACCTGCAGAAGGGGCAGAAACAGAAAGCGAAGATAATGGCTCTGGTGAAGAGTAA